Proteins co-encoded in one Marinobacter gudaonensis genomic window:
- a CDS encoding monovalent cation:proton antiporter-2 (CPA2) family protein gives MTEYFVHAFIYLIAAVIAVPLAQRFGLGSVLGYLVAGVLIGPVAGLVGQEATTIQHFAEFGVVMMLFLVGMELDPKALWAMRVRLVGLGGLQVILTTGAGMAVASWLGLQWQTALAVGLIFALSSTAIVLQTLNEKGLVKTEGGRSAFSVLLFQDIAVIPMLALIPLLAIPELMDSTAASANHGGHMSLVASLPGWAHGLVVVAAIGAVIVGGHYLSRPLFRYVVQSGLREVFTATALMLVIGIAALMSLVNLSPALGAFLAGVVLANSEFRHELEANIEPFKGLLLGLFFITVGAGIDFAVLGERWGTVVSLAIAVILVKAAILLVLALVFRVRGSNGWLFTLGLAQAGEFGFVLLTYSVQNHVISTEISQLLSLVVALSMFLTPLLFIAYDRVVLPRYRRSKNDDRDADDINEQAPVIVAGVGRFGQIVCRLLRANNIPIVALDHEIEQIENLRQINIKSFFGDASRPDLLETAGIEQARLLVVAIDDRDRSVQMVEHVKQFFPGVWVLARAFDRGHGYRLRQAGADDVVSETYHSALELGGHALTAMGVHPMRARQMTWAFLDNEKAHEDELFEAWKDIEEGIRFSPRYGELFMKLEEALSSAMQQDWEEPKQEDVPVWRPPSR, from the coding sequence ATGACCGAGTATTTTGTTCACGCTTTTATTTACCTGATTGCCGCCGTGATCGCGGTGCCTCTGGCACAACGCTTCGGCCTGGGCTCGGTGCTGGGCTACCTGGTGGCCGGGGTGCTGATTGGACCCGTGGCGGGGCTGGTGGGGCAGGAGGCCACCACCATCCAGCATTTTGCCGAATTCGGGGTGGTGATGATGCTGTTTCTGGTGGGCATGGAGCTGGACCCCAAGGCACTCTGGGCCATGCGGGTTCGCCTGGTGGGTCTCGGTGGCCTGCAGGTGATACTGACCACCGGCGCCGGAATGGCGGTAGCTTCCTGGCTGGGCCTGCAGTGGCAAACGGCATTGGCGGTCGGGCTGATTTTTGCGCTGTCGTCCACCGCGATCGTGCTGCAAACCCTGAATGAGAAGGGCCTGGTGAAAACCGAAGGTGGCCGCAGCGCCTTCTCGGTTCTCCTGTTCCAGGATATTGCGGTCATTCCCATGCTGGCCCTGATTCCCCTTCTGGCCATCCCGGAACTGATGGACTCGACCGCCGCGTCTGCCAACCACGGCGGTCACATGAGCTTGGTCGCGTCATTGCCGGGTTGGGCCCATGGTCTTGTTGTCGTCGCAGCGATTGGTGCGGTGATCGTCGGGGGCCATTACCTGAGCCGCCCGTTGTTTCGTTATGTGGTCCAGTCAGGCTTGCGAGAGGTGTTCACCGCCACCGCCCTCATGCTGGTAATCGGTATTGCCGCCCTGATGAGCCTGGTGAACCTGTCGCCGGCCCTGGGTGCGTTTCTGGCCGGTGTGGTGCTGGCTAATAGTGAATTCCGGCACGAGCTGGAAGCCAACATCGAGCCGTTCAAGGGGCTCCTGCTGGGGCTGTTTTTCATTACCGTGGGTGCCGGGATCGACTTCGCGGTGCTGGGTGAACGGTGGGGCACGGTGGTTTCCCTGGCTATTGCCGTTATCCTGGTCAAGGCGGCCATCCTGCTGGTTCTGGCGCTGGTCTTCCGGGTGCGCGGCAGCAACGGTTGGCTGTTCACCCTTGGCCTGGCGCAGGCTGGTGAATTTGGCTTTGTGTTGCTCACCTACAGCGTTCAGAACCATGTGATTTCCACCGAGATCTCCCAACTCCTCTCACTGGTGGTGGCGCTGTCGATGTTCCTTACGCCTCTGTTGTTCATTGCCTACGACCGGGTGGTATTGCCCCGTTACCGGCGTTCCAAGAACGATGATCGTGATGCCGATGACATTAATGAGCAGGCGCCAGTGATTGTGGCCGGGGTAGGTCGGTTCGGCCAGATCGTCTGCCGCCTGTTGCGGGCCAACAACATTCCGATTGTGGCGCTGGACCACGAGATTGAGCAGATCGAGAACCTCAGGCAAATCAACATCAAGAGTTTCTTTGGTGATGCCAGCCGCCCGGACCTTCTGGAGACCGCCGGCATTGAACAGGCCCGGCTGCTGGTGGTGGCCATTGACGATCGCGACCGGTCTGTGCAGATGGTGGAGCATGTAAAACAGTTCTTCCCGGGCGTCTGGGTGCTGGCCCGGGCCTTCGACCGGGGCCACGGTTACCGGCTGCGCCAGGCCGGGGCGGACGATGTGGTGAGTGAAACCTATCATTCCGCCCTGGAACTGGGCGGCCACGCCCTGACCGCCATGGGCGTGCACCCCATGCGGGCCCGACAGATGACCTGGGCCTTCCTGGACAATGAAAAGGCCCATGAAGATGAGCTGTTTGAGGCGTGGAAAGACATTGAGGAAGGCATTCGTTTCAGTCCACGTTACGGTGAGCTGTTCATGAAGCTGGAGGAAGCTCTGAGCAGCGCCATGCAGCAGGACTGGGAAGAACCGAAGCAGGAGGACGTGCCGGTATGGCGGCCGCCCTCCCGTTGA
- a CDS encoding LysR substrate-binding domain-containing protein, with protein MKIPLLDSDVLRSFVAIAECGTFTSAAKAVHRTPSALSMQIKQLEKNLGKTLFIREPRQVTLTAEGEVLLDYGRRLLRLNEEAVQHFIAPTLEGKVGIGTSDDIGTRILPEVLAEFARSYPAVQVDVVVGSSKQNLARLDAGELDMTLVTVADEAGISRGEIVHQEPLVWAGREGASAFQRSPLPLAMAHEGCAWRRMTLRALDRAGIAYRIAYTCEHCSGQEAAMLADLAIAPFPKSLVKPPLREITGEALPSIGSYQLALVRRGSDPLNDALASHVKEALQSLR; from the coding sequence GTGAAAATTCCATTGCTGGACAGCGATGTACTCAGAAGCTTCGTGGCTATCGCCGAGTGTGGCACCTTCACCAGCGCCGCGAAGGCGGTACACCGGACACCCTCTGCCCTGAGCATGCAGATCAAACAGCTTGAGAAAAACCTCGGAAAAACGCTGTTTATCCGGGAGCCCAGGCAGGTCACGTTGACAGCCGAGGGAGAGGTCCTGCTCGATTACGGGCGCCGCCTGTTGCGTTTGAACGAGGAGGCCGTCCAGCATTTCATCGCGCCAACCCTTGAGGGCAAGGTTGGCATCGGCACCTCCGATGACATCGGCACCCGCATATTGCCGGAAGTACTGGCGGAGTTTGCCAGGAGCTACCCCGCCGTTCAGGTGGACGTGGTTGTAGGCTCAAGTAAGCAGAATCTGGCACGGCTGGATGCCGGCGAACTGGATATGACTCTGGTAACGGTGGCGGACGAAGCCGGCATCAGCCGCGGCGAGATTGTGCATCAGGAACCACTGGTTTGGGCTGGTCGGGAGGGAGCTTCTGCGTTCCAGCGCTCGCCCTTGCCCCTGGCCATGGCCCACGAGGGCTGCGCCTGGCGCCGGATGACGCTGCGCGCTCTGGATCGTGCCGGCATAGCCTATCGGATCGCCTACACCTGTGAACACTGTTCTGGCCAGGAGGCGGCCATGCTGGCCGATCTTGCCATCGCCCCGTTCCCGAAGAGCCTGGTGAAACCGCCGCTTCGTGAGATTACAGGCGAGGCGCTGCCGTCGATTGGCTCCTATCAGCTGGCCTTGGTACGTCGCGGATCCGATCCGTTGAACGACGCTCTCGCCTCGCATGTAAAAGAGGCCCTGCAGAGTCTACGCTGA
- a CDS encoding alkyl/aryl-sulfatase has protein sequence MRLSLRLVVLLFLCVAVAGCNPGADSSGANPAGHSAPTASTREANRQVLQERPFGNREDFENARRGLVAQDPDLVIAHLGGGEVWNMPAYDFIASEGEDAPGSVNPSLWRQAALNNIHGLFKVTNGLYQIRGYDLANMSIIEGETGWILVDPLTARETASEAFLFAREHLGEKPVRAIVFTHSHIDHFGGVQGVLQHLSEDEKANLRIIAPAGFEEEATSENIIAGPAMTRRAMFMYGKRLARDERGHVGTGLGKGPAFGTFGFAPATDLIGETGTELVVDGVPMVFQVVSGSEAPAEFTFYLPEHRAFCGAELVSRNLHNLYTLRGAKVRDARLWSGYIDEARTLFADAEVYFGSHHWPLWGQANVQDFLAVQRDTYKFIHDQTVRLMNQGATPREIANQLTLPPALSQTFHNQGYYGTVSHNAKAVYQYYLGWFSGNPAQLNPLPEPESARRYVDMMGGADKVLERAREDYQAAAEMEPAEAHDTYRWLAELLNHVVFADPENDQGKALLAHVYDQLGYQAESAPWRDFYLTGAYELRHGAPEQGIQPAVMREVLLNTPVSRFFDSMAVRLKAEDAEGEHTTVRITFTDLGESYLLTLQNSVLHHRLASADTPADASLSVTRPLFVDLLIGRAGLKELLFSDEIQFGGSRLDLIGFFSLLDKPEGRFNLVSP, from the coding sequence ATGCGTTTATCCCTCAGGTTGGTTGTTCTTCTGTTTTTGTGTGTTGCCGTAGCCGGGTGCAACCCCGGTGCCGATTCCTCGGGCGCCAATCCCGCCGGGCACAGTGCGCCAACGGCAAGCACTCGTGAGGCTAACCGGCAGGTGCTGCAAGAGCGACCATTTGGTAACCGGGAGGATTTCGAGAACGCCAGGCGTGGCCTGGTTGCCCAGGACCCGGATCTGGTGATTGCGCATCTCGGGGGCGGGGAGGTCTGGAACATGCCAGCCTACGACTTCATCGCCAGCGAGGGCGAGGATGCGCCGGGCTCGGTCAATCCCAGCCTCTGGCGGCAAGCCGCGCTGAACAATATCCACGGTCTGTTCAAGGTGACTAACGGCCTCTACCAGATCCGTGGCTATGATCTGGCCAATATGTCCATTATCGAGGGTGAGACCGGCTGGATTCTGGTGGACCCCCTCACCGCCCGCGAAACCGCCAGCGAAGCCTTCCTGTTCGCCCGGGAGCACCTGGGCGAAAAGCCAGTGCGGGCGATTGTGTTCACTCACAGCCACATTGACCATTTTGGAGGCGTGCAGGGCGTTCTCCAGCATCTGTCTGAAGACGAGAAAGCCAATCTGCGGATCATCGCACCGGCCGGGTTTGAGGAGGAGGCGACCAGCGAGAACATCATTGCCGGCCCGGCCATGACCCGCCGGGCCATGTTCATGTATGGCAAGCGTCTGGCACGGGATGAGCGCGGCCACGTTGGCACCGGCCTGGGCAAGGGGCCGGCCTTCGGGACCTTCGGATTTGCCCCGGCCACAGACCTGATTGGCGAGACTGGTACCGAGCTGGTGGTGGATGGCGTGCCCATGGTGTTTCAAGTGGTCTCCGGTTCCGAGGCGCCCGCCGAGTTCACCTTTTACCTGCCAGAGCACAGGGCGTTTTGCGGCGCCGAACTGGTGAGCCGAAACCTGCACAACCTCTATACTCTGAGGGGCGCCAAAGTGCGAGATGCCAGGCTCTGGAGCGGCTATATCGATGAGGCCAGGACCCTGTTTGCCGACGCCGAGGTCTATTTCGGCAGCCATCACTGGCCGCTGTGGGGGCAGGCCAACGTCCAGGATTTCCTGGCTGTGCAGCGGGACACCTACAAGTTCATTCACGACCAGACCGTGCGGCTGATGAACCAGGGCGCCACGCCCCGGGAAATCGCGAATCAGCTCACGCTGCCGCCGGCGTTGAGCCAAACCTTTCACAACCAGGGCTACTACGGCACTGTCTCCCACAACGCCAAGGCGGTGTACCAGTATTACCTGGGCTGGTTTAGTGGCAATCCGGCCCAGCTCAACCCGCTGCCGGAACCCGAGTCCGCCCGTCGCTACGTTGACATGATGGGCGGTGCGGACAAGGTGTTGGAGAGAGCCAGGGAGGACTATCAGGCCGCGGCCGAAATGGAGCCGGCCGAAGCCCATGACACCTACCGCTGGCTTGCCGAGTTGCTCAATCACGTGGTGTTCGCAGATCCAGAGAATGACCAGGGGAAGGCCCTGTTGGCGCACGTGTATGACCAGCTTGGCTACCAGGCCGAATCCGCACCCTGGCGGGATTTTTACCTGACCGGCGCCTACGAACTGCGCCATGGTGCACCGGAGCAGGGCATTCAGCCGGCGGTGATGCGGGAGGTGCTGCTCAATACGCCGGTGTCACGGTTCTTTGACAGCATGGCGGTGCGCCTGAAGGCCGAGGACGCGGAAGGTGAACACACCACCGTCAGGATTACCTTTACCGACCTTGGGGAAAGCTATCTGCTGACCTTGCAGAATTCGGTGTTGCATCATCGCCTGGCCAGTGCCGATACCCCGGCGGATGCCTCTCTCAGCGTTACTCGACCGCTTTTCGTGGACCTGCTGATTGGCCGCGCCGGCCTGAAGGAGCTGCTGTTCAGTGATGAGATCCAGTTTGGTGGCAGCAGACTGGATCTGATCGGATTCTTCAGTCTGCTGGATAAGCCCGAAGGCCGGTTTAATCTTGTCAGCCCCTGA
- a CDS encoding LysR family transcriptional regulator, whose protein sequence is MQDLNDLLYFVKVVEAGGFAPAERAIGVAKSKLSRRIAGLEERLGVRLLHRSTRRFSVTDIGQRYYEHCRAMLIEAEAAQEAVDQVRGEPCGTIRVTCPVGLLNFHVGEMVGEFLNRYPRVSMELEATNRRVDLMAEGVDVALRVRPLPLENSDLVLRVLSDRGQCLVASPGLVERMGGEPKTPESLSQWPAMTRSQSLADQVWVLNHTDGERKDIAYSPRYATTDMEALKKAALAGAGVVQLPLLMLGDELANGALVWLLPDWEPRREVIHLVFPSRRGMLPAVRAFIDFLAECYAQIQEN, encoded by the coding sequence ATGCAGGATCTGAACGATCTGTTGTATTTCGTCAAGGTCGTCGAGGCTGGCGGCTTTGCGCCGGCGGAGCGGGCCATTGGCGTCGCCAAATCCAAACTGAGCCGGCGGATCGCCGGGCTGGAGGAGCGGCTTGGGGTAAGGCTGCTGCACCGCTCAACCCGGCGTTTCTCGGTGACCGACATTGGCCAGCGGTACTATGAACACTGCCGGGCCATGCTGATTGAGGCGGAAGCCGCCCAGGAGGCCGTGGACCAGGTGCGAGGAGAGCCCTGCGGGACCATCCGGGTGACCTGTCCGGTCGGTTTGCTGAACTTCCACGTGGGCGAAATGGTGGGTGAGTTCCTGAATCGGTATCCGAGGGTTTCAATGGAGCTGGAAGCCACCAACCGGCGGGTGGACCTGATGGCAGAGGGCGTGGATGTGGCTCTGCGCGTTCGGCCGCTGCCTCTCGAGAACAGCGATCTGGTATTGCGGGTGCTGTCTGATCGTGGCCAGTGCCTGGTGGCAAGCCCAGGGCTCGTGGAACGCATGGGTGGAGAGCCAAAGACGCCGGAGAGCCTGTCGCAGTGGCCGGCCATGACGCGTTCCCAGTCGCTCGCGGATCAGGTTTGGGTTCTTAACCATACGGACGGGGAGCGGAAAGACATCGCTTACAGCCCTCGATACGCCACCACCGATATGGAAGCCCTGAAAAAGGCGGCCCTGGCGGGCGCCGGCGTTGTGCAGCTACCCCTGCTCATGCTGGGCGATGAGCTGGCGAACGGTGCGCTCGTGTGGCTGTTACCGGACTGGGAGCCCAGGCGGGAAGTGATCCACCTGGTGTTCCCCTCCCGTCGCGGAATGTTGCCCGCGGTTCGGGCGTTTATTGATTTCCTCGCCGAGTGCTACGCTCAAATCCAAGAAAATTAG
- the ycaC gene encoding isochorismate family cysteine hydrolase YcaC, with product MSKPYIRLDKNDAAVLLVDHQTGLLSLVRDIDPDRFKNNVLALADLAKYFQLPTILTTSFEDGPNGPLVPELKETFPDAPYIARPGQINAWDNEDFVKAVKATGKKQLIVAGVVTEVCVAFPTLSALAEDFDVFVVTDASGTFNELTRDSAWDRMSAAGAQLMTWFGVACELHRDWRNDIEGLGQLFSNHIPDYRNLMNSYSKLTSN from the coding sequence ATGAGCAAACCCTATATTCGCCTCGACAAGAACGACGCCGCTGTGCTGCTGGTAGACCACCAGACCGGCCTGCTGTCACTGGTGCGCGATATTGATCCGGACCGGTTCAAGAACAACGTGCTGGCCCTGGCTGACCTGGCGAAGTATTTCCAGTTGCCGACGATCCTCACCACCAGCTTTGAAGATGGCCCCAACGGCCCCCTGGTGCCTGAACTGAAGGAAACCTTCCCGGATGCCCCCTATATCGCCCGCCCCGGCCAGATCAACGCCTGGGACAATGAAGATTTCGTGAAGGCCGTCAAAGCCACCGGCAAGAAGCAACTGATCGTGGCCGGTGTGGTCACCGAAGTCTGCGTTGCCTTTCCGACTCTCTCGGCGCTCGCCGAAGACTTCGATGTGTTCGTTGTGACCGACGCCTCCGGCACCTTTAACGAACTCACCCGGGACTCCGCCTGGGACCGTATGTCTGCGGCCGGCGCCCAGCTCATGACCTGGTTCGGCGTTGCCTGCGAACTGCACCGAGACTGGAGAAATGACATCGAGGGCCTGGGCCAGCTGTTCTCCAACCACATCCCGGATTACCGGAACCTGATGAACAGCTACAGCAAGCTGACTTCAAACTGA
- a CDS encoding pyridoxamine 5'-phosphate oxidase family protein, whose product MTTTDTPRMTDSPLRTCPRSLVQRAAKRARYDRQSAYALIDRLKTAHVGFVEDGEPRIIPITVWRLDDDLYLHTLNGGRLSRQLASGALLCISFAVTNEWVLTKSAFHHSANYESLVLFGRAFPVADDASFDTAFRAIINQIEPGRWEQVRAPNEKERKATALFRVPIEEGAFKSRTGGPNDDPEDLALPVWHGTVPAARETSV is encoded by the coding sequence ATGACCACGACGGATACCCCCAGGATGACTGATTCACCGCTAAGAACCTGCCCTCGCAGCCTGGTGCAGCGCGCCGCAAAACGGGCCCGCTACGACCGGCAAAGTGCCTACGCCCTGATTGACCGGTTGAAAACCGCCCACGTTGGTTTCGTGGAGGATGGCGAGCCACGAATTATCCCGATTACCGTGTGGCGTCTTGATGATGACCTCTATCTGCACACGCTGAATGGTGGGCGACTGTCCAGGCAACTGGCCTCTGGCGCGCTGCTGTGCATTTCGTTTGCGGTGACCAACGAGTGGGTGCTGACCAAGTCGGCCTTCCATCACAGTGCCAACTATGAATCGCTGGTGCTGTTTGGCCGGGCCTTCCCGGTAGCGGATGACGCCAGTTTCGACACCGCGTTCCGGGCCATCATCAATCAGATTGAACCGGGGCGGTGGGAGCAGGTACGGGCACCCAACGAGAAAGAGCGCAAGGCGACGGCTCTGTTTCGGGTGCCCATTGAGGAAGGGGCCTTCAAAAGCCGGACCGGTGGGCCCAACGACGATCCGGAGGATCTGGCGCTGCCGGTCTGGCATGGGACCGTGCCGGCAGCGCGCGAGACCTCAGTTTGA
- the pdxR gene encoding MocR-like pyridoxine biosynthesis transcription factor PdxR, with protein sequence MIDDLRLDSSQPLQHQLYQRLSERILDRRYPPGRQLPSSRQMAADLGISRNTVNAVYEQLKAEGFLQSRPGKGVFVHRDIRAAIKPAGDGLAQPLNRGMALPSLPELPRARSTREEDANLPFQPGLPDLDAFPIRSWNRILHHQESRRSLRGYDSIQGYQPLRRAIASYLRTSRGVRCEEHQVMITQGAQQALSLIAEVFLRPGDHILCENPGYRGARNALGRFGHPLRPIPLKNQVLDVDALPGLGAARLLFCTPTHQYPMGGILDLSQRMALVQWAQQNDCWIIEDDYDSEFHFFNKPFAAIQGLFENAPVLYMGSFSKTLLPALRVGYLVVPEEVVEPMLWAKQISGGESPLLVQAAIAEFIDSGQFTRHLRRMRQLYRGKWQHFQQAITGRLGDSVRPIAESAGMHLVLEGDFDDMALSQWLRKQGFGSTPLSAHFIGENARTGLVMGFASASEREITACVDALHRRLAAP encoded by the coding sequence GTGATTGATGACCTCCGGCTCGACAGCTCACAGCCACTCCAGCACCAGCTTTACCAGAGGCTGTCCGAGCGCATCCTCGACCGGCGTTACCCGCCGGGGCGGCAACTGCCCTCCAGCCGGCAGATGGCAGCGGATCTGGGGATCAGCCGCAACACCGTGAACGCGGTGTACGAACAGCTCAAAGCCGAAGGCTTCCTGCAGAGCCGGCCTGGCAAAGGAGTTTTCGTTCACCGGGACATACGGGCCGCCATCAAACCCGCCGGCGATGGTCTTGCGCAACCACTGAACCGGGGTATGGCCCTGCCCTCACTGCCGGAGCTACCCCGTGCGCGCTCGACCCGGGAGGAAGACGCCAACCTGCCCTTCCAGCCGGGCCTGCCAGATCTTGATGCCTTCCCCATCCGCAGCTGGAACCGCATCCTGCACCATCAGGAAAGCCGTCGTTCACTGCGCGGCTACGACAGTATCCAGGGCTACCAGCCCCTGAGGCGGGCCATTGCCAGCTACCTGCGTACCTCCCGGGGCGTGCGCTGCGAGGAGCACCAGGTGATGATCACCCAGGGCGCCCAGCAGGCGCTGTCGCTCATCGCCGAGGTGTTCCTGCGGCCCGGCGACCATATCCTGTGTGAAAACCCCGGTTACCGGGGGGCCCGCAACGCGCTGGGTCGCTTCGGCCATCCCCTGCGTCCCATCCCCCTCAAGAACCAGGTGCTGGATGTCGACGCCCTACCCGGCCTCGGTGCCGCCCGGCTGCTGTTCTGCACGCCCACGCACCAGTACCCCATGGGCGGGATTCTCGATCTTTCCCAGCGTATGGCGCTGGTCCAGTGGGCGCAGCAAAACGACTGCTGGATCATCGAGGACGATTACGACAGCGAGTTCCACTTCTTCAACAAACCCTTCGCTGCGATTCAGGGCCTGTTCGAAAACGCCCCGGTACTGTACATGGGCAGCTTCAGCAAAACCTTACTGCCAGCCCTGCGCGTAGGTTATCTTGTGGTGCCGGAGGAAGTGGTTGAGCCGATGCTCTGGGCGAAGCAGATCAGCGGCGGCGAATCGCCCCTGCTTGTGCAGGCCGCCATTGCCGAGTTTATCGACAGTGGCCAGTTCACCCGCCACCTGAGGCGGATGCGGCAGCTGTACCGGGGCAAGTGGCAACACTTCCAGCAAGCCATTACCGGCCGGCTTGGCGACAGCGTGCGACCAATTGCCGAAAGCGCGGGCATGCATCTGGTACTGGAAGGAGATTTTGACGACATGGCTCTGAGCCAGTGGCTTCGGAAACAGGGATTCGGCAGCACGCCCCTCAGCGCCCATTTTATTGGAGAGAACGCCCGAACCGGTCTGGTGATGGGGTTTGCCAGCGCCAGCGAGCGAGAGATAACCGCCTGCGTGGACGCCTTGCACAGGAGACTGGCCGCACCATGA
- a CDS encoding class I SAM-dependent methyltransferase has product MSTDKEADILAAWRTNAKPWIHAVEQAGIRGANSLTSQAILAAIRDHAPAGGAILDAGCGEGWLVRELDRQGYRATGTDAVRALVDHARKMGSGQFHTLSYDQLASAGLGRFDCVVSNFALLGDTSVSDFFDALPALLMQEGRCLIQTLHPVACFTGGDYRDGWKPGTWAGLPGEFEAPAPWYFRTLAGWIKAFTAGGMKLTEIREPSAQGESPQSIIFVAENNHQAP; this is encoded by the coding sequence ATGAGCACCGATAAAGAAGCAGACATCCTGGCCGCCTGGCGTACCAACGCCAAGCCCTGGATTCATGCGGTGGAACAGGCGGGCATTCGCGGCGCCAACAGCCTCACCAGCCAGGCAATTCTGGCTGCCATCAGGGACCACGCGCCGGCGGGCGGCGCCATTCTCGACGCCGGCTGTGGCGAAGGGTGGCTGGTCCGGGAACTGGATCGGCAGGGTTACCGGGCAACCGGTACCGATGCCGTGCGGGCCCTGGTCGATCACGCCCGGAAAATGGGAAGCGGCCAGTTTCACACCCTCAGCTACGATCAGCTCGCCTCCGCAGGCCTAGGCCGTTTCGACTGTGTGGTCAGCAACTTTGCCCTGCTCGGCGACACCTCTGTTTCCGACTTTTTCGACGCTCTGCCCGCGCTGCTGATGCAGGAGGGTCGATGCCTGATCCAGACGCTCCATCCCGTGGCCTGCTTTACAGGCGGGGACTACCGTGACGGTTGGAAACCTGGAACCTGGGCAGGCCTGCCCGGCGAATTCGAAGCGCCAGCACCCTGGTATTTCCGGACACTGGCTGGCTGGATCAAAGCATTCACCGCAGGTGGTATGAAACTGACTGAAATCAGGGAACCGTCAGCCCAGGGCGAATCCCCCCAATCGATCATATTCGTGGCTGAAAATAATCACCAAGCTCCGTAG
- a CDS encoding LysR family transcriptional regulator, translating into MHKRMNWQSVNFDWNRARAFLVTAEEGSLSAAAKALGVSQPTLGRQVAALEVELSTALFERSGRGLELTQAGLDLLDYVRAMGEAASSLSLAATGRSTSIEGDIAITASEITAAWILPPILVKLRTRYPGIRISLVASNEASDLRRQAADIAIRNFRPTEPDLIARKVGEFSATHYATPDVVATLPSPIPDALSEGPFIGFLSNNQAYVAALAHRGITLSDHNFVARTDSHLVHWQLVKAGIGIGMMPVELGDAEPGVQRLYADRVFGGDVWLVAHRELRMNLRLRLVFDFLATELGDYFQPRI; encoded by the coding sequence ATGCATAAACGTATGAATTGGCAGTCGGTCAATTTTGATTGGAACCGGGCGAGGGCTTTCCTGGTGACCGCTGAGGAGGGCTCTTTGTCCGCTGCAGCCAAAGCCCTGGGTGTTTCGCAGCCGACCCTGGGCAGGCAGGTGGCAGCGTTGGAGGTGGAACTCTCCACGGCGCTCTTTGAGCGCAGTGGCCGTGGGCTCGAATTGACTCAAGCTGGTTTGGATCTGCTGGACTATGTGCGGGCCATGGGTGAGGCAGCAAGCAGCCTCTCGCTGGCCGCAACCGGTCGGTCGACGTCCATCGAGGGTGACATCGCCATTACGGCATCAGAGATCACGGCGGCCTGGATATTGCCGCCGATTCTGGTGAAACTTCGAACCCGGTACCCGGGCATTCGTATCAGCCTGGTAGCCTCCAACGAGGCCAGTGACCTCAGGCGTCAGGCAGCTGACATCGCTATCCGGAATTTCCGGCCCACCGAGCCTGATCTGATTGCCCGCAAAGTGGGTGAGTTCTCAGCGACTCATTACGCCACGCCCGATGTTGTCGCCACACTGCCATCGCCCATTCCCGACGCGCTTTCCGAGGGCCCTTTTATCGGTTTTCTGTCGAATAACCAGGCCTACGTTGCCGCGTTGGCGCACCGGGGAATTACGCTCAGTGACCACAACTTTGTCGCCCGCACCGACAGTCATCTGGTGCACTGGCAACTTGTGAAGGCAGGAATCGGCATCGGGATGATGCCGGTGGAGCTGGGCGATGCTGAACCTGGGGTACAGCGGCTATATGCGGATCGGGTTTTCGGGGGTGATGTCTGGCTGGTCGCCCACCGGGAACTCAGGATGAACCTGCGGCTTCGGCTTGTGTTCGATTTCCTGGCTACGGAGCTTGGTGATTATTTTCAGCCACGAATATGA
- a CDS encoding class I SAM-dependent methyltransferase has product MDPSVSFWNRSAARYARRPIADQDAYQRKIALTQEYFRPDMDVLEFGCGTGSTALIHAPRVKSYLATDASLQMIDIARERVAKQPTNNLQLAVATLEDLSGRQLEFDAVLGLNVLHLLTNPENTVLQVHSLLKPGGVFISNTACLQDTCSVLKPVAHAARMLRLAPYVNFLSRRDLDAFLERAGFRIEYRWTPETSKSVYFLIATKPA; this is encoded by the coding sequence ATGGACCCGTCTGTCAGCTTCTGGAACCGGAGTGCCGCGCGATACGCTCGGCGCCCGATCGCCGATCAGGACGCCTACCAGAGGAAGATTGCGCTGACTCAGGAATACTTCCGCCCGGATATGGATGTACTGGAATTCGGTTGCGGTACCGGTTCGACCGCGCTGATCCACGCACCGCGCGTCAAAAGCTACCTTGCAACCGATGCCTCACTGCAAATGATCGACATCGCCAGGGAACGGGTTGCCAAACAACCGACCAACAACCTGCAACTGGCGGTGGCAACGCTTGAGGACCTGAGCGGCCGGCAACTCGAGTTCGATGCCGTTCTGGGGCTGAACGTTCTACATCTACTCACCAATCCGGAAAACACCGTCCTCCAGGTCCACAGCCTTCTGAAACCAGGAGGCGTTTTCATCAGTAACACCGCCTGCCTGCAGGACACCTGCTCCGTTCTCAAACCGGTCGCCCACGCTGCCCGAATGCTTCGCCTGGCGCCCTATGTGAACTTTCTGTCCCGCCGGGACCTGGACGCCTTTCTAGAGCGCGCCGGATTCAGGATCGAGTATCGCTGGACGCCCGAGACCTCCAAAAGCGTCTACTTCCTTATTGCCACCAAACCCGCGTAA